The Winogradskyella schleiferi genome contains the following window.
GAAGATATTATAAATGTTTGGTTACCCATTGCAGGCTGTAACGAAAAATCATCTTTACCAGTGATGCCAGAAAGTCATTTGATTCCTGAAAATGAAATTTTAAGAACCGAAAGTAAGGGTGCGAAAATTAACGGCAATATTTATTATGTGCCCTGTATATTGGAAACAAAATCAGGCGTGATCAATATGAAAAGACCTAACCCTAAAGAACGTGAAGCATTAGTGTTTTCTCCATTTCTAATACATGGTGCTGCCGTAAATGAAAATGTTGATATAACACGGGTTTCCTTAGAACTACGCTTTCCGAAGCAAAATAATTAAGCCCATTTTTTCAGGAATAATTTGGCATTGGTTATATGATTATGATGCGTTTCAACAAACTGTCGTGCATTCTTTGATATTTCAATAATTTTTTCCGGATTTTCAATGAGCCATTCTAATTCAGAGGCTATTTGCTTTGCATTTGGAAGTGCATTAATGGCAACAGTATCTTCTTCCAATTGGTAATAATCTAGCCATTCTTGTTCTGCGCCAGTAAATACCACTTTGCCTTTTGCCATTGCTTCTAAAGCATTATAACCTTGATCGTAGGCATAAACTTGATCAAGTAGAATATGTGCAGTATCAAATGTGGTGATATAATCTTTATAAGGTAAATTTTCGACTTGGATTATAGTGATTTTATTTTCATATTTAGTTTTAATGAGGTCTAGAGCAGCTTCAAAAATGTCATTTCCTTTTTTGTAGTAATTACTTCTGTTGATGCCGTGAAATATAATTATCTTATCTTTTATTACAGGTTCCATATAAGTAATGCTATCCACATTGATAACGTGAGGAATCATACCTAAATGTTTTTTATGGCCTGTTAGTGGTAGATAATAATCGAGATCAGAAGAGATGACCCCAACACTATTATCGTAAATATGATGGTGCAATTTCACAAATCCTGGTGTCAAATATTTTAGTCCCAACGAGAAATCTGCAGGTTTCACACGTCCCTCAAAATAGGGCGTAAGTATAGAGTACCTGAATTTTTTTTCCATTGCAAATTTTACACTAGGGTAATCCGTACCACAGGATAACAGAAAAATTTTGGAATTCCAGCGACTTAGTAAATCAAAGATTTTCTTTTCATCTTCAGGTAAACAGAGAAAAGAAGATTCATTTATAAATTGGACAACATCATAGCTGCTAAGTTGCTTTTTATTTTTTAGCAATTGCTTTTTTACCTGAAGAAAATGCAAATCAACATTAAATAATTTTATTAATAGAGATCTAACTTTTTTTAATAATCCTAATCGAAATTTTTGGGATATCTCAATATCAACATTAATTTTTTTAAACCCATCGTCCAGACCGACAACAACAGCGTCATGTCCTAAACTCAACAGCCCTTCTTTTAAATAGCGATGTGACCTATTATATTCACCGACTAACAAAACCTTCATGCGTTTATGGTATTGATTTTAATAATGTATTTGAAGCATTTGATTAACCTTATATTTGAGTGGACATTGTTCAAATATGTATGTTTCATATATATCCTTACATTTGTTCTCAAAGATACTAGTTAATGCTAAAAGGCAATAATAAAAAGATTTGTATTGTTACATTGTCTCTGGCAGATGGAGGTGCCGAACGTTGCGCTGGCCTATTATCTCAAATTCTTTATGATGTTGGTTATGATGTTCATGTGGTTAGCGTGCTCAATGCGATTGAATTTCCTTACAAGGGAGAAATGCTCAATTTAGGAGAGCTAAAAGATGAAAATGATTCTATCTTCGGAAGACTGAATCGATTAAGGGTTTTTAAAGCCTATTTAAAAGAACACGATTTTGATTATGTCATTGATAACAGAGTACGTATTGGTTTTTTAAAGGAATTGATTATATCCAAATTCATCTATAATCCTAAAAGAACTATTTATTGTGTACATAGTTATAAAATTGATCATTATATCCATCCAAATAAGTTTTTAGGAAAATTACTGTATACCAATGCTTATAAAATTGTTGGCGTTTCTAAAGCAATTGCTAAAAAGATTCATTCAGTTTATAAATTAAAAAATGTATTATCAATTTATAATTCTATTAAATTTGAAGACGATGTTAAAGAACTAAAGGATAAGGGAAATTATATTCTGTTTTTTGGACGCTTAGAGGATGATGTAAAAAATGTTTCGTTATTGCTAGAAGGATATTCAAAATCAAAATTACCGAGTCAAAATATTAAACTTAAAATTTTAGGTAATGGCGAAGACTTAGATAAACTAAAAAAGAAGTCTGAAGTTTTAGGATTAAGCACTAAAGTAGAATTTGTATCTTACAATCCAGATCCATCTTCAATCGTTAAGTCAGCATTATTTACAGTGTTAACCAGTAGGTACGAAGGATTTCCTAGGTCAATTATAGAATCTTTGGCGCTCGGTACACCAGTGATTTCCGTAGATTGTAAATCTGGACCTAATGAGATTATTGAAAACAATCATAATGGCTTATTGATAGAAAATTACAATTTAGACGCATTGGCAACTGCTATGAACCGACTTGTTACGGATAAAGAATTATACTTACATTGTAAACAGAACTCTCAATCTAGTGTGGCACATTTTTCCGAGGAAAATATTGCAAAACAATGGCAATCTATATTAAGGTAAAATAGAAATATGAATACTATAGACAACGTTAGAATATTAGAAATCCCTAAAGTACATGACGAACGCGGATTTTTAGCAGTAATAGAAAAAGACACCATTCCGTTTTCCATTCAACGCGTTTATTATTTATATGATGTGCCTAGCGATAGTTATAGAGGAGGTCATGCTCACAAAGAGCAACAATCGGTAATCATTGCTTTGAGTGGTAGTTTTGAGGTTACACTAGACGATGGCAAAACCAAAAAACGAATAATGCTCAACAAACCCAATCAAGGATTGTATTTGCCTACAGGCATTTGGAGGGAAATAGATGATTTTTCTTCAGGTTCTGTATGTTTGGTTTTGGCTTCAACAGAATATGATGAGTCTGAGTATATCCGTGATTATGAGGGTTTTATCAATCAGCTGTGAGGGTAATCCATCCGCACTCCTTTAAATGATTGTATTTTAAGGAATAATATTAAGAGCCATTTAGGAGTATTTATCAATAATCTTTGTCTTTGGCTAATGTTAGACGTATTTAAATGCGATGTAAAATACAAGAAATTCTCTTTGTCATCTTGTAGTTTACTAAGGATAGCCATGGCATACCGATTTCTGTCCAAGAACTTTTTTAAAAATGGATTTTCTTTTTCTTGGTCAAAATACTTATCAAACTTTGGTTTTTTATTCAAATCAAAAGATGTACTGGATAAACTGGAAACATCATAATTATAAGTTGCTAATCGCTTATTTATATAAAGAATGTCAAAATGTAAACCAAATCTAATCCATAGATCAGTATCTTCACCGCTGATTAGCGAGGTGTCAAAAAGACCGGTTTTTACTAAAATAGATTCGTGAAAAACGACACTCGAACTTGTAATAAGTGTATATTTCTTACTCGCTTTAAAATAATTATGTTTACTATAAAGTTCTGTGGGATTAAAGCTGTATTCAACAGCAACAACTTTATCATTATATTTCTGTGATACACCTGCTGTAAAAATTTTAATTTCTGGAAATTTGCATATAGCATCATACATATGTTGCAAATATGAGGTGTCCCAAGTGTCATCACCATCTAAAAGCGCTATATAATTTGATGATGCTTCTTTCATTCCCGTGTTCCTGGCTTGTGATGCACCTTTGTTTTGAGTGGTAATGAGCCTAATCCGTTGGTCTTCAATTGATTTGATTACCGCTTCACTTTTATCAGTAGAGCCATCATTAACAATTAGTATTTCAAAATCTGAGAACGTCTGATTTAAAACACTTTCAATAGTATGCTTAATGTACTTTTCTTTATTATAAACGGAAATGATTACAGAGAAAAAAGCCATTATTTTTTTGAGTTTAAATAACAATAATACGTTAATCGGTAGAAATCAAAAATCTTGAGTGATGGTTTTTTTCCTAATAAATTTTTTCTAAAGGCACCTTGATATTTGATATAAAAAGTGGAAAGCACTTTCGAAATGCCTTTATTTTCAATATTAGCATACATTTTTGTGATACGCGTATAGTTAGTTGGTAGTAAATCTTGCTTCACAAATAAATCTATGGCCGCTACGGAATCTAAAGATTTTTGTAAAAATGTTTCACTGCTTTCAATTCCTAGATGATAAACAGGATTCTCAATATGTTCAATCTCAATATTGCGCTCTTTTAAATTATAGGAAAATAAAGTATCCTCGTGTCTCAAGTTAGGAATGTCTTCATTAAAACTTACCTTGTTAAAAACGCTTTTATGTATTAGGAAGCTTAAGGTTAAAAAACTCAAATATTTGTTTTTATTACGTTGTTTATATGCTAGTGCCTCTCTTTCTTTTCCATAAATCCATCGCAATAAATGGCTATCGTTAACGCGGTTTTCAGGATACAATATACCTCCATATATAATCTCCGATTTTTTTGAAATAGAGTTAAGGTATAAGTCAATAAAATTTTTATGCTTTGGCATGACATCGGCATCTAAAAAAAGACACCAATCGTATTTGGCACTTTGAGCCAACTTGTTTCTTATGGCACTACGTCCAATGTTTTTAGGAAGAATAGTATACTTACAAAAAGGAAGTGCGTTTATATTTTTATTGTTTTCCTGAATTGATAGATTACTGGAACAGTCGTCTAAACACAATATTTCAAAAGGTTTTGTTGTTTTAGATAGCTGACTGTGTATTTCAGAAACAAGCTCTAAAATATTATAATTGTAAACAGGGATTAATATAGAAATCATAACTATTTGCAAGGTTTTAACTTGAAATACATCAGTTGGATACCAAACTTATTTTTTACCAATTAATATAGTTTCAGGTTTCAATCCAAAGGTTTCAGAACTATTATTTTCAAAGGTCATAATTTCAACTCTAAAACCAACAGATTCTAACCGATTTTGTAAACCCTTGATTGAATAAATTCTAACATGGTCTTCTTGTCCAAAAGCTGTTTTTCGAGCGTCTTCGGATGTAATGCTTGTGTCTTCATAAATATTTCCATTCTTAAATGGTGTTTGTATATAACAGATTCCATTGGGTTTAAGAACGCGATACAATTCTGACATTGCCTTAAGGTCTTCATTAATATGTTCTAACACATGATAACAAATAACGAGATCAAAAAAATTGGATTCACTGTCAATTGCCGTAATATCGTAACTATAATCAGCAATAAATTCGTTTTCATAGTCTGAACTATAATAGCTGATATCTTCAATCTTCCTTAATCTTTCTGAAAGCGAACGTGGAGGCGAAAAATGCAAAATAGTGCCTTTGAGTATATTAGCTTCATTTAGTA
Protein-coding sequences here:
- a CDS encoding glycosyltransferase translates to MKVLLVGEYNRSHRYLKEGLLSLGHDAVVVGLDDGFKKINVDIEISQKFRLGLLKKVRSLLIKLFNVDLHFLQVKKQLLKNKKQLSSYDVVQFINESSFLCLPEDEKKIFDLLSRWNSKIFLLSCGTDYPSVKFAMEKKFRYSILTPYFEGRVKPADFSLGLKYLTPGFVKLHHHIYDNSVGVISSDLDYYLPLTGHKKHLGMIPHVINVDSITYMEPVIKDKIIIFHGINRSNYYKKGNDIFEAALDLIKTKYENKITIIQVENLPYKDYITTFDTAHILLDQVYAYDQGYNALEAMAKGKVVFTGAEQEWLDYYQLEEDTVAINALPNAKQIASELEWLIENPEKIIEISKNARQFVETHHNHITNAKLFLKKWA
- a CDS encoding glycosyltransferase; translated protein: MLKGNNKKICIVTLSLADGGAERCAGLLSQILYDVGYDVHVVSVLNAIEFPYKGEMLNLGELKDENDSIFGRLNRLRVFKAYLKEHDFDYVIDNRVRIGFLKELIISKFIYNPKRTIYCVHSYKIDHYIHPNKFLGKLLYTNAYKIVGVSKAIAKKIHSVYKLKNVLSIYNSIKFEDDVKELKDKGNYILFFGRLEDDVKNVSLLLEGYSKSKLPSQNIKLKILGNGEDLDKLKKKSEVLGLSTKVEFVSYNPDPSSIVKSALFTVLTSRYEGFPRSIIESLALGTPVISVDCKSGPNEIIENNHNGLLIENYNLDALATAMNRLVTDKELYLHCKQNSQSSVAHFSEENIAKQWQSILR
- a CDS encoding sugar 3,4-ketoisomerase; this translates as MNTIDNVRILEIPKVHDERGFLAVIEKDTIPFSIQRVYYLYDVPSDSYRGGHAHKEQQSVIIALSGSFEVTLDDGKTKKRIMLNKPNQGLYLPTGIWREIDDFSSGSVCLVLASTEYDESEYIRDYEGFINQL
- a CDS encoding glycosyltransferase family 2 protein, with product MAFFSVIISVYNKEKYIKHTIESVLNQTFSDFEILIVNDGSTDKSEAVIKSIEDQRIRLITTQNKGASQARNTGMKEASSNYIALLDGDDTWDTSYLQHMYDAICKFPEIKIFTAGVSQKYNDKVVAVEYSFNPTELYSKHNYFKASKKYTLITSSSVVFHESILVKTGLFDTSLISGEDTDLWIRFGLHFDILYINKRLATYNYDVSSLSSTSFDLNKKPKFDKYFDQEKENPFLKKFLDRNRYAMAILSKLQDDKENFLYFTSHLNTSNISQRQRLLINTPKWLLILFLKIQSFKGVRMDYPHS
- a CDS encoding glycosyltransferase family 2 protein — its product is MISILIPVYNYNILELVSEIHSQLSKTTKPFEILCLDDCSSNLSIQENNKNINALPFCKYTILPKNIGRSAIRNKLAQSAKYDWCLFLDADVMPKHKNFIDLYLNSISKKSEIIYGGILYPENRVNDSHLLRWIYGKEREALAYKQRNKNKYLSFLTLSFLIHKSVFNKVSFNEDIPNLRHEDTLFSYNLKERNIEIEHIENPVYHLGIESSETFLQKSLDSVAAIDLFVKQDLLPTNYTRITKMYANIENKGISKVLSTFYIKYQGAFRKNLLGKKPSLKIFDFYRLTYYCYLNSKK
- a CDS encoding class I SAM-dependent methyltransferase produces the protein MYTSLKRIAKLIVPKQLLQKNEFFFRKLVSLRYKGDKYQCNICHFNLNRFVNLDDHDLLCPNCGSRSRTRRLYKLLNEANILKGTILHFSPPRSLSERLRKIEDISYYSSDYENEFIADYSYDITAIDSESNFFDLVICYHVLEHINEDLKAMSELYRVLKPNGICYIQTPFKNGNIYEDTSITSEDARKTAFGQEDHVRIYSIKGLQNRLESVGFRVEIMTFENNSSETFGLKPETILIGKK